Proteins from a genomic interval of Chryseobacterium indologenes:
- a CDS encoding c-type cytochrome, whose product MKKIFLAGIVGLLTISCSKKENTAEVATASETPAVSEPAKSNLSGDQIIETLDCSGCHSATERMIGPSYQEIANKYSEKDIELLASKIIEGGSGVWGGVPMAAHPQVSKDDAKKMVEYILSQKK is encoded by the coding sequence ATGAAAAAAATATTTTTGGCAGGAATTGTAGGTCTTCTGACCATTTCCTGTTCTAAAAAAGAAAATACAGCTGAAGTGGCGACTGCTTCTGAAACACCAGCTGTTTCAGAACCTGCAAAATCTAATCTTTCCGGTGATCAGATCATCGAAACATTAGATTGTTCAGGATGCCATTCGGCTACCGAGAGAATGATAGGACCTTCTTATCAGGAAATCGCCAACAAGTATTCTGAAAAGGATATTGAACTGCTGGCTTCCAAAATTATAGAAGGCGGAAGTGGTGTTTGGGGAGGTGTCCCTATGGCTGCCCATCCACAGGTATCTAAAGACGATGCCAAAAAGATGGTAGAATATATTTTAAGTCAGAAAAAATAA
- a CDS encoding aminodeoxychorismate/anthranilate synthase component II encodes MNNTINTQQPQLKVLVFDNYDSFTYNLVQIIERILNQKVDVVRNDKITLEEINAYDKIILSPGPGIPEEAGILLDLIKEYAPTKSILGVCLGQQAIAEAFGGSLINLSEIFHGVATTTELVKENTKLFREVPSGIEVGRYHSWAVNPEGFPEELEITAVDKDGMIMALQHKTYDVHGVQFHPESILTPDGETIIKNFLLS; translated from the coding sequence ATGAACAACACGATAAACACTCAACAACCACAGCTTAAAGTTCTCGTTTTTGATAACTATGACAGCTTTACTTATAACCTTGTCCAGATCATTGAAAGAATTCTGAATCAAAAAGTGGACGTGGTAAGAAATGATAAGATTACCCTGGAAGAAATTAATGCTTACGATAAAATCATCCTTTCACCGGGCCCCGGGATTCCTGAAGAAGCCGGAATTTTATTAGACTTAATAAAAGAATATGCTCCTACAAAAAGTATTTTGGGAGTTTGTCTTGGCCAACAAGCCATTGCGGAAGCATTTGGTGGAAGCCTTATCAATCTTTCTGAAATATTTCATGGTGTGGCCACTACTACTGAACTGGTCAAAGAAAATACAAAATTATTCAGAGAAGTGCCTTCCGGAATTGAAGTCGGAAGATACCACAGCTGGGCAGTGAATCCCGAAGGTTTCCCGGAAGAACTGGAAATCACAGCTGTAGACAAAGACGGAATGATCATGGCCTTACAACATAAAACCTATGATGTACACGGGGTACAATTCCATCCTGAAAGTATTTTAACTCCTGACGGAGAAACCATTATCAAAAATTTTCTTTTATCGTGA
- the lysS gene encoding lysine--tRNA ligase: MQLSEQEIIRREKLNKLTEMGINAFPADEYTITDTTESIKQDFSESKQVKIAGRLMSRRIQGKASFAELQDSKGKIQVYFNRDEICPGEDKELYNEVYKHLLDIGDIIGIEGELFTTQVGEKTVLVKNFTLLTKALRPLPQAKTDENGVVHDGFTDPELRYRQRYVDLTVNPQVKEIFVKRTKLFNAMRTFFNDAGYFEVETPILQSIPGGAAAKPFITHHNALDIPLYLRIANELYLKRLIVGGFDGVYEFSKNFRNEGMDRTHNPEFTAMEIYVAYKDYNWMMDFTEKLLEFCAIQVNGTTTATFGEHHVDFKAPYPRVSMTEAILKFTGFDITGKTEKELYDFAKSIGIEVNETMGKGKLIDEIFGEKCEGNFIQPTFITDYPVEMSPLTKKHRSKEGLTERFELMVCGKEIANAYSELNDPIDQRERFEAQMALSERGDDEAMFIDQDFLRALEYGMPPTSGLGIGMDRLIMFLTNNASIQEVLFFPQMRPEKAVPQIELGEDEKVILEILNSQEEPMTLAEVKERSQLSGKKWDKASKTLTKNNIVKVEKIDEVLLMKLV; the protein is encoded by the coding sequence ATGCAATTATCAGAACAAGAAATCATTAGAAGAGAAAAGCTGAATAAGCTTACTGAAATGGGGATTAACGCATTCCCTGCGGATGAGTATACGATTACAGATACTACAGAATCTATAAAACAGGACTTTTCTGAAAGTAAACAGGTGAAGATCGCTGGTAGATTAATGTCCCGCAGAATTCAGGGGAAGGCTTCTTTCGCGGAATTGCAGGATTCTAAAGGAAAAATTCAGGTTTACTTCAACAGAGACGAAATCTGTCCGGGTGAAGATAAAGAATTATATAATGAAGTGTACAAACACCTTTTGGATATCGGTGATATTATCGGTATTGAAGGAGAATTGTTCACGACTCAGGTAGGGGAGAAGACGGTTTTAGTAAAAAACTTTACGCTTTTAACCAAAGCTTTACGTCCGCTTCCTCAGGCAAAAACGGATGAAAACGGGGTAGTACATGACGGATTTACAGATCCTGAATTGAGATACAGACAACGTTATGTGGATTTAACGGTAAACCCTCAGGTAAAAGAAATTTTCGTGAAGAGGACAAAATTGTTCAATGCGATGAGAACTTTCTTTAACGATGCAGGATATTTTGAAGTGGAAACTCCGATCTTGCAGTCGATTCCCGGTGGAGCAGCGGCAAAGCCTTTTATCACGCATCACAATGCTTTAGATATTCCATTATATTTAAGAATTGCCAATGAATTGTACCTGAAAAGATTGATCGTAGGTGGTTTTGACGGAGTATATGAGTTCTCTAAAAACTTCAGAAACGAAGGGATGGACAGAACCCACAACCCGGAGTTTACTGCTATGGAAATTTACGTAGCATATAAAGACTACAACTGGATGATGGATTTCACTGAGAAGTTATTGGAATTCTGTGCCATTCAGGTAAACGGAACTACGACTGCTACATTTGGAGAACATCATGTAGACTTTAAAGCTCCGTATCCAAGAGTTTCCATGACAGAAGCTATCCTGAAATTTACAGGTTTTGATATCACAGGAAAAACAGAGAAGGAATTGTATGATTTTGCAAAATCTATCGGTATTGAAGTGAATGAAACAATGGGGAAAGGGAAATTAATTGATGAGATCTTCGGTGAAAAATGTGAAGGAAACTTTATTCAGCCGACTTTCATTACGGATTATCCTGTTGAAATGTCTCCATTGACTAAAAAACACAGAAGCAAAGAAGGTTTAACAGAGCGTTTCGAATTGATGGTATGTGGTAAGGAAATTGCCAATGCTTATTCAGAGCTTAATGACCCGATTGATCAGAGAGAACGTTTTGAGGCTCAGATGGCCCTTTCTGAAAGAGGTGATGATGAGGCTATGTTTATTGATCAGGATTTCTTAAGAGCTCTTGAATACGGTATGCCACCAACCTCAGGATTAGGAATCGGAATGGACAGGCTGATCATGTTCTTAACGAACAATGCATCGATCCAGGAAGTATTATTCTTCCCTCAGATGAGACCTGAAAAAGCCGTTCCGCAAATTGAACTGGGAGAGGATGAGAAAGTAATCCTAGAAATCCTAAATTCTCAGGAAGAACCGATGACTTTAGCTGAAGTAAAGGAAAGAAGCCAGTTATCAGGTAAAAAATGGGACAAAGCTTCCAAAACTTTGACAAAGAATAATATTGTGAAAGTAGAGAAAATTGACGAAGTTCTTTTGATGAAGCTTGTATAG
- a CDS encoding cytochrome d ubiquinol oxidase subunit II has translation MIYIVIGFLWLSICLYIILGGADFGAGIVELFTNKKARHKTHEIMYESIAPVWEANHMWLIIAIVILFVGFPEIYTTMSTYLHIPLVLMLVGIIARGTAFTFRHYDAVKDNWQVLYTQIFYYASLLTPFFLGLIAAATVSHSINPDATTFPDLYIFSWLNWFGVSVGLFTVALCAYLASIFSLRETRDKQELLLMIRKSKQTMIFVVITGILVFATAYISDIPLLMWVFSKPLGIMAIAFATIALLLILRALNRQKLLPVRALAGFQMVMILVAATYQHNPNIILLGNGQHLSLLEHMAPEKTISALGWALMLGSLFILPFLFYLMASFSKLRK, from the coding sequence ATGATCTATATTGTTATAGGCTTTCTATGGCTTTCCATCTGTCTTTATATTATTTTGGGTGGCGCTGACTTTGGGGCAGGTATTGTTGAACTTTTTACCAATAAAAAAGCCCGGCATAAAACCCATGAGATCATGTACGAATCTATTGCTCCTGTCTGGGAAGCCAATCATATGTGGCTTATTATTGCCATTGTTATTCTTTTTGTAGGCTTTCCTGAGATCTATACGACCATGTCTACGTATCTCCACATTCCCTTAGTGCTCATGCTTGTTGGGATTATTGCGAGAGGAACAGCGTTTACCTTCAGACATTATGATGCAGTAAAAGATAACTGGCAGGTTTTATATACACAGATATTTTATTATGCGAGTCTTTTGACCCCTTTTTTCCTGGGGCTCATTGCAGCGGCAACGGTTTCGCATTCCATCAATCCTGATGCAACCACGTTTCCGGATCTGTATATTTTTAGCTGGCTCAACTGGTTTGGGGTCTCGGTTGGTCTATTTACGGTAGCTCTTTGTGCCTATCTGGCCTCTATTTTTTCTTTAAGAGAAACCAGAGATAAACAGGAACTGCTATTGATGATCAGAAAATCAAAACAAACCATGATTTTTGTAGTGATTACAGGAATTCTCGTCTTTGCTACTGCCTATATTTCAGATATTCCCCTTTTGATGTGGGTATTTTCAAAACCTTTGGGAATTATGGCTATTGCTTTTGCAACCATTGCATTGCTGTTGATACTTCGGGCGTTGAACCGCCAGAAATTGCTTCCTGTACGTGCATTGGCAGGGTTCCAGATGGTAATGATCCTTGTGGCTGCCACTTATCAGCATAACCCGAATATTATCCTGTTGGGAAATGGGCAGCATCTTTCACTTTTAGAACATATGGCGCCTGAAAAAACAATCTCTGCTTTAGGATGGGCTTTAATGCTGGGATCATTATTTATTCTACCGTTTTTGTTTTATCTGATGGCTTCATTCAGCAAACTGAGAAAGTAA
- a CDS encoding anthranilate synthase component I family protein, translating to MLTDRINIKTVSKKTLGDLHTPMNIYLKIRDKFRDTILLESSDSKSIDNNFSFIAVNAIAGIEVKNLNEFEIKLPTTPPVKQFIMERNITDIFEEFRKIFDCKKTNDPIEETAQSLFGYTSFEAVQFFENISLKAQSPEVEIPILRYRLYQYVIAINHFNDEMYIIENQIDGVKSELHLLETLIKNQNTPVYPFEKNGEETSNITSEDYIELVKTAQRHCMRGDVFQLVLSRRFEQKFKGDEFNVYRALRNINPSPYLFYFDYGNYKLFGSSPESQLIIKNNKAIIHPIAGTSKRTGNFEADLEAIEVLKADPKENAEHTMLVDLARNDLGKLGKNVTVTKLKEIQLFSHVIHMVSEVTADVENDINPLEMVSATFPQGTLSGAPKHKALQLINQYEKDSRGYYGGCIGMIGLNGTCNQAIMIRTFLSKNNTLYYQAGAGLVAKSVPENELQEVNNKLNALKKAVEKAEKIVEN from the coding sequence ATGCTTACTGATAGAATTAACATAAAAACCGTTTCGAAAAAAACACTGGGAGACCTTCATACTCCCATGAATATCTACCTTAAAATCAGAGATAAATTCAGGGATACCATCCTTCTGGAAAGTTCAGATTCAAAAAGTATTGATAACAACTTTTCTTTTATTGCAGTAAATGCCATTGCAGGAATTGAAGTAAAAAACCTGAACGAATTTGAAATTAAACTGCCTACCACTCCGCCGGTAAAACAGTTTATCATGGAGCGCAATATCACTGATATTTTTGAAGAATTCCGTAAGATTTTTGACTGTAAAAAGACCAATGATCCTATTGAAGAAACTGCACAGAGCCTTTTTGGATACACCAGCTTTGAAGCCGTTCAGTTCTTTGAAAATATCAGTCTTAAAGCTCAGAGCCCTGAAGTGGAAATTCCTATTCTCAGATACAGACTTTACCAATATGTCATTGCCATCAACCATTTTAATGATGAAATGTACATTATTGAAAACCAGATCGACGGGGTAAAATCTGAGCTTCATCTTTTAGAAACACTCATCAAAAATCAAAATACACCCGTTTATCCTTTTGAAAAAAACGGCGAGGAAACCTCAAATATTACCAGTGAAGACTATATCGAATTGGTGAAAACCGCTCAAAGGCATTGTATGAGAGGTGACGTCTTCCAATTGGTGCTGAGCAGAAGATTTGAACAGAAATTCAAAGGAGACGAGTTTAATGTATATCGAGCGTTGAGAAACATCAACCCTTCGCCTTATCTGTTTTATTTTGATTACGGAAATTACAAATTATTCGGCTCCAGCCCGGAAAGCCAGTTGATTATTAAAAACAACAAAGCGATCATTCACCCTATCGCCGGAACTTCCAAAAGAACAGGAAATTTCGAAGCTGACCTTGAAGCGATTGAAGTTTTGAAAGCTGATCCTAAAGAAAATGCAGAACACACCATGCTGGTAGACCTTGCAAGAAACGATTTAGGAAAACTCGGAAAAAATGTAACGGTAACCAAGCTCAAAGAGATTCAGCTCTTTTCACATGTTATCCATATGGTAAGCGAAGTGACAGCCGATGTTGAGAATGATATCAATCCTCTTGAAATGGTCTCTGCCACCTTCCCGCAAGGAACATTAAGCGGGGCCCCGAAGCACAAAGCCCTTCAGCTTATTAATCAATATGAAAAAGATTCCCGGGGCTATTACGGAGGCTGCATTGGTATGATCGGCTTAAACGGAACCTGCAACCAGGCCATTATGATCAGAACTTTCCTGAGCAAAAACAATACACTTTATTATCAGGCGGGAGCCGGCCTTGTGGCGAAATCTGTCCCTGAAAATGAATTACAGGAAGTAAACAATAAGCTTAATGCATTGAAAAAAGCAGTTGAGAAAGCGGAAAAAATAGTGGAAAATTGA
- the gyrB gene encoding DNA topoisomerase (ATP-hydrolyzing) subunit B has protein sequence MSQKQYTASSIQALEGMEHVRMRPSMYIGDVGTRGLHHLVYEVVDNSIDEALAGYCDTIFVSIKEGNGIEVIDNGRGIPVDFHEKEQKSALEVVMTKIGAGGKFDKDSYKVSGGLHGVGVSCVNALSNEMVTTVYRDGNIYQQIYSKGKAQTQVEEIGHSEKKGTKQFFQPDDTIFTELVYNYDTLASRLRELSYLNKGITITLTDEREKLEDGSFRSEVFHSEGGLKEFVAYIDGNRESIMEHVIFMEGERDDIPVEVAMRYNTSFNENLHSYVNNINTHEGGTHLAGFRRALTRTLKKYADELGLPAKEKVEITGDDFREGLTAVVSVKVMEPQFEGQTKTKLGNSEVSGAVDKIVGEMLTNFLEENPNEAKLIVQKVVLAAKARQAAKKAREMVQRKSPMGGSGLPGKLSDCSSKDPAESEIFLVEGDSAGGTAKQGRDRHFQAILPLRGKILNVEKSMLHKVYDNEEIRNIYTALGVSVGTEEDSKALNMAKLRYHKIVIMTDADIDGSHISTLILTFFFRYMKELIENGYIYIAQPPLYLLKKGNKKVYAYNEKEREEFTLDMSPDGRGVEVQRYKGLGEMNPEQLWETTLNPEHRILKQVTIDNAVEADSIFSMLMGDEVPPRREFIEKNAKYAKIDA, from the coding sequence ATGAGTCAAAAACAATATACAGCTAGTAGTATTCAGGCATTGGAAGGAATGGAGCACGTTCGTATGCGTCCTTCAATGTACATTGGTGATGTAGGAACAAGAGGACTTCACCACTTGGTTTATGAAGTAGTAGACAACTCTATTGACGAGGCATTGGCAGGATACTGCGACACAATCTTCGTAAGCATCAAGGAAGGAAACGGAATTGAAGTTATTGATAATGGTAGAGGTATCCCGGTTGATTTCCACGAAAAAGAGCAGAAATCAGCCCTTGAAGTTGTAATGACAAAAATTGGAGCCGGAGGTAAGTTTGATAAAGATTCTTACAAGGTTTCAGGAGGTCTTCACGGAGTTGGAGTTTCGTGTGTGAATGCACTTTCCAACGAAATGGTAACTACTGTTTACAGAGACGGAAATATTTACCAGCAGATATATTCTAAAGGAAAAGCGCAAACTCAGGTTGAGGAAATCGGGCATAGCGAGAAAAAAGGAACCAAGCAGTTTTTCCAACCGGATGATACAATCTTTACGGAACTGGTATATAATTATGATACATTAGCAAGCCGTTTAAGAGAACTTTCTTATCTGAATAAGGGAATTACAATTACCCTTACCGATGAAAGAGAAAAATTAGAAGATGGATCTTTCCGTTCAGAAGTTTTTCATTCTGAAGGAGGTTTGAAAGAATTCGTTGCCTACATTGACGGAAACCGTGAATCTATTATGGAGCACGTGATTTTCATGGAAGGTGAAAGGGATGATATTCCGGTAGAAGTAGCTATGCGTTACAATACTTCTTTCAACGAGAATCTTCACTCGTATGTAAATAACATCAATACTCATGAAGGAGGTACTCACCTTGCAGGTTTCAGAAGAGCTTTAACAAGAACTCTTAAGAAATATGCCGATGAGTTGGGATTGCCTGCAAAAGAGAAAGTTGAAATTACAGGTGATGACTTCCGTGAAGGATTAACCGCTGTAGTCTCTGTAAAGGTAATGGAACCTCAGTTTGAAGGACAGACGAAAACTAAATTAGGTAACTCTGAAGTTTCCGGTGCTGTAGATAAAATTGTAGGGGAAATGCTTACTAACTTCTTAGAAGAAAATCCTAATGAAGCTAAACTGATCGTTCAAAAGGTTGTTTTGGCGGCTAAAGCAAGACAGGCTGCTAAAAAAGCACGTGAAATGGTTCAGAGAAAATCTCCGATGGGAGGTTCCGGTCTTCCGGGAAAACTATCTGACTGTTCTTCAAAGGATCCGGCAGAGTCTGAAATATTCCTTGTAGAGGGAGATTCCGCAGGTGGAACGGCTAAACAAGGGCGTGACAGACACTTCCAGGCTATCCTTCCACTAAGAGGTAAGATTCTGAACGTAGAAAAATCTATGCTTCATAAAGTATATGATAACGAGGAGATCAGAAATATTTATACGGCTCTTGGAGTTTCAGTAGGTACGGAGGAAGACAGCAAAGCATTGAATATGGCTAAACTGAGATACCATAAGATCGTAATCATGACCGATGCCGATATTGACGGTTCTCACATTTCTACGCTTATCCTTACTTTCTTCTTCAGATATATGAAAGAATTGATTGAGAACGGATATATCTATATCGCTCAGCCACCTTTATATCTATTGAAAAAAGGAAATAAAAAAGTGTATGCTTATAACGAAAAAGAACGTGAAGAGTTTACCTTAGATATGTCTCCGGACGGTAGAGGAGTGGAAGTACAACGTTACAAAGGTCTTGGAGAGATGAATCCTGAGCAGCTTTGGGAAACAACGCTTAATCCGGAACATAGAATTCTGAAGCAGGTGACAATCGACAATGCCGTTGAAGCAGATAGTATTTTCTCAATGCTGATGGGAGATGAGGTTCCACCAAGAAGAGAGTTTATCGAGAAAAATGCAAAATATGCAAAAATTGATGCCTAG
- a CDS encoding T9SS type A sorting domain-containing protein has translation MTFGVNGSLSVVANDLTYASLIKVVNNSLYVYSLNPYWTTPVERVGKFDFNGVKSTSFGTNGILSFSNNRLANFNYMIENVDQSLFVIAISGGNKKILKIDANGVIDPNFISSDLDAKPVFGLTQLSNNNVLITYNDSSVSKNYLKRYTYQGQTDNTFGDQGITYLDSNNNQIVVNNLDEIFVFNKIGTQQIIKKYASNGLIDTTFGTNGVFDIASFNTGKTININNIDLDSNSSVLLFGGAIGVGETNSFIARINSNGSLDTNFHGNSSYFMAPDSFADNLLGKVINDNEYICFNKVAGSSMVSYKSLKYTRNGTPALGLQDMKYNNSIKIYPNPASDFITIEVGKNDKINKINIYTMTGEFVLSSKKSEVDIKDIATGSYMIEATVNDKIYKSKFIKK, from the coding sequence ATGACATTTGGTGTTAATGGATCTTTAAGTGTAGTAGCAAATGATTTGACATATGCTAGTTTGATAAAAGTTGTAAATAATAGTCTATATGTTTATTCATTGAATCCATATTGGACTACTCCGGTTGAAAGAGTAGGTAAGTTTGATTTTAATGGAGTGAAAAGCACAAGCTTTGGGACAAATGGTATTTTATCTTTTTCTAATAATCGCTTGGCAAATTTTAATTATATGATTGAAAATGTAGATCAATCTTTATTTGTCATAGCTATAAGTGGTGGAAATAAAAAAATTCTTAAGATAGATGCTAATGGAGTAATAGATCCTAATTTTATTAGCTCAGATTTAGATGCAAAACCTGTTTTTGGGTTAACACAATTATCTAATAACAATGTATTAATTACATACAATGATTCTTCTGTTTCCAAGAATTATCTAAAAAGATATACTTATCAAGGACAGACAGATAATACATTTGGTGATCAGGGGATTACTTACCTTGATTCTAATAATAACCAAATTGTGGTAAATAACTTAGACGAAATATTTGTATTTAACAAAATAGGAACACAACAGATTATAAAAAAGTATGCATCTAACGGGCTTATTGATACTACGTTTGGGACTAACGGGGTATTTGATATTGCATCATTCAATACAGGAAAAACAATAAATATAAATAATATAGATTTAGATTCCAATAGTAGTGTTCTTTTGTTCGGAGGAGCAATAGGAGTAGGAGAGACTAATTCGTTCATAGCACGAATAAATTCTAATGGAAGTTTGGATACCAACTTTCATGGCAATTCATCTTATTTCATGGCTCCTGATTCGTTTGCGGATAATCTTTTAGGTAAAGTCATCAATGATAATGAGTATATATGTTTTAACAAAGTAGCAGGAAGTAGCATGGTTTCATACAAAAGCCTTAAATACACAAGAAATGGTACTCCTGCGTTAGGCCTTCAGGATATGAAATACAATAATAGTATTAAGATCTATCCTAATCCTGCATCCGATTTTATTACTATTGAAGTTGGAAAGAATGATAAGATTAACAAAATCAATATTTATACAATGACAGGTGAATTTGTTCTTTCTAGTAAAAAATCTGAAGTTGATATTAAAGATATAGCAACAGGAAGTTATATGATAGAAGCAACTGTAAATGATAAAATATATAAAAGTAAGTTTATTAAGAAATAA
- a CDS encoding T9SS type A sorting domain-containing protein, producing the protein MALSQYYVGRLNNYNSREYYSAENLKTAINGDGSMYIFYGSKISKILPSGLIDSSFGIGGIVDVGVYSSYGTNIFANDQGIYLLLVNKIAKYSLTGTPDMSFGVNGIVTYSQSISKIFLNSDSSLYFSSNKEIKKILPNGQIDNSFAISVPANDFYFINNDFYVFRLEYPSFLYVTKHDLNGGQDLTYGNLGTFTGLNHYIIDTTSGNIYANNSTGITRYTSAGVEDSTFGTGGTVLGNFPGSIKSVKIDSNNNILFFGGGQAYGYNQTVIYRLKNNGDLDNTFNNGNYKYVSDHGIILNASLIDDNTYVCVDNRRYSLNSFVDRTKKYVRTQDQSIITVDQNLNLNEVRNNKTDNIKVYPNPTTEVLYVKVENNEKVNRINVYTMTGDFILSTNKTEINVKHLTTGNYVIEVVTKHKNYKTKFVKK; encoded by the coding sequence ATGGCGCTTAGTCAATATTATGTAGGGCGCTTAAATAATTACAATTCACGGGAGTATTATTCTGCTGAGAATTTAAAAACTGCAATAAATGGTGATGGCAGTATGTATATTTTTTATGGTAGTAAAATAAGTAAGATTCTGCCGAGTGGTTTAATAGATTCCAGTTTTGGAATTGGGGGAATTGTTGATGTTGGTGTTTACAGTTCCTATGGTACTAACATTTTTGCTAATGATCAAGGAATATATTTGTTATTAGTTAATAAGATTGCAAAATATAGCTTAACGGGTACTCCTGATATGTCATTTGGTGTGAATGGGATTGTTACATATTCTCAAAGTATTTCCAAAATATTTTTAAATTCTGATTCTTCTTTATATTTTTCAAGTAATAAGGAAATAAAGAAAATACTTCCTAATGGGCAAATCGATAATTCATTTGCAATTAGCGTTCCTGCAAATGATTTCTATTTTATAAATAATGATTTTTATGTGTTCCGCCTTGAATACCCTTCTTTTTTATATGTAACAAAACATGATTTAAATGGAGGACAGGACCTTACTTATGGTAATTTGGGAACCTTTACCGGTCTAAATCATTATATTATAGATACTACTTCCGGTAATATCTATGCAAATAATTCAACAGGAATTACAAGATATACATCTGCAGGAGTAGAGGATAGTACTTTTGGTACTGGAGGAACAGTTTTAGGAAATTTTCCAGGTAGTATTAAGAGCGTGAAAATAGATTCAAATAATAATATTCTTTTTTTTGGAGGAGGTCAGGCATATGGATATAACCAGACTGTAATTTATAGGTTGAAAAATAACGGAGATCTTGATAATACATTTAACAACGGAAATTATAAGTATGTTTCGGATCATGGTATTATATTAAATGCAAGTTTGATAGATGATAATACTTATGTGTGTGTAGATAATAGAAGGTACAGTTTGAACAGTTTTGTTGATAGAACAAAAAAATATGTAAGAACGCAGGATCAATCAATAATAACTGTAGATCAGAATCTCAATTTAAATGAAGTAAGAAATAATAAAACAGACAATATCAAGGTTTATCCAAATCCTACAACAGAAGTTCTTTATGTTAAAGTAGAAAATAATGAAAAGGTTAATAGAATAAATGTCTATACTATGACGGGAGATTTCATATTGTCTACAAATAAAACCGAAATTAATGTTAAACATCTTACTACAGGTAATTACGTAATTGAAGTGGTTACAAAACATAAAAATTACAAAACTAAATTTGTTAAAAAGTAG
- a CDS encoding cupin domain-containing protein, producing MTKRNLFSTSMLAVLSTLILSCDNSSSDDQKSEYSDKIESVTLLKTSKSWEGTLYPAYPTGQPEISVLKISVPPNKALDWHKHPVINAAYVEKGEIQIEVKETGKTQWIKQGQVLPEMVNMAHRGKTGDKGATLIVFYSGSPDLPLSEPVH from the coding sequence ATGACTAAAAGAAATTTATTCAGTACATCAATGCTTGCTGTACTTTCTACCCTCATTCTGTCTTGTGACAATTCTTCATCTGATGATCAGAAATCTGAATATTCTGATAAAATTGAATCGGTAACGTTATTGAAGACTTCCAAATCCTGGGAAGGTACCCTCTACCCTGCTTATCCGACGGGGCAACCTGAGATATCAGTTCTTAAGATATCCGTCCCTCCCAACAAAGCATTGGATTGGCATAAGCATCCTGTCATCAATGCGGCATACGTAGAAAAAGGAGAAATCCAGATCGAAGTGAAGGAAACCGGCAAAACCCAATGGATAAAGCAAGGGCAAGTACTTCCTGAAATGGTTAACATGGCCCACCGCGGCAAAACGGGAGATAAGGGAGCCACTCTGATTGTTTTTTACAGCGGGTCTCCTGACCTGCCACTTTCAGAACCTGTACATTAA
- a CDS encoding ClbS/DfsB family four-helix bundle protein, translating to MQTYKDKKELIDELRKRYELYDKEFDDIKEIEKSLYKHGVDKTPSQNIAYQLGWSHLLLQWEADERKGIEVKTPTPDYKWNNLKGLYQSFYEQYGSYSLQQQRELLQSQVNEIIDWIESLDHEILFVPEQRKWATTPAKWPVWKWIHINTVAPFKNFRTQLRKWKKKPVHTKSVPVFFISVLIKLYKLHQKNFVNFLYFHNIILCQSFGSFVPFFT from the coding sequence ATGCAAACATATAAGGATAAAAAAGAACTCATCGATGAGCTTAGAAAAAGATATGAATTGTATGATAAGGAGTTTGATGATATAAAAGAAATCGAAAAAAGTTTATATAAACATGGAGTCGACAAAACGCCTTCACAAAACATAGCTTATCAACTCGGCTGGAGCCATTTACTCTTGCAATGGGAAGCTGACGAAAGAAAAGGAATCGAAGTAAAAACACCGACCCCTGATTACAAATGGAATAATTTAAAAGGATTATATCAGTCTTTCTACGAACAATATGGCTCTTACAGCCTGCAACAGCAAAGAGAACTGTTACAAAGTCAGGTAAACGAAATTATTGACTGGATTGAAAGCCTTGATCATGAAATCTTATTTGTTCCTGAACAAAGAAAATGGGCAACTACACCTGCAAAATGGCCGGTTTGGAAATGGATTCATATCAATACCGTGGCCCCATTTAAAAACTTCAGGACGCAGCTCCGGAAATGGAAAAAGAAACCGGTACACACTAAGTCTGTACCGGTTTTTTTTATATCTGTTTTAATAAAACTATACAAGCTTCATCAAAAGAACTTCGTCAATTTTCTCTACTTTCACAATATTATTCTTTGTCAAAGTTTTGGAAGCTTTGTCCCATTTTTTACCTGA